Part of the Gemmatimonadaceae bacterium genome, CAGCCGGGCAACGCGCTGGACGGCGGCGCGATGTGCGCCAGCAGCGCGTCGATGATGGGTTCCGACGATATGCCGTCGGCCTCAGCGGCAAAGTTGGGCAGGATGCGATGACGCAACACGGGCAGCGCGACACGACGGACGTCGGCCGGTGACACACTGGCGCGTCCGGAGAGCAGGGCGGCCGCCTTGGCGCCCAGAATCAACGCCTGCCCGGCGCGCGGTCCGGCGCCCCAGCGCACGTATTGCTTCACCAGCGACGGCACATGCGGTTCGCCGGGGCGCGACGCACGCACCAGTTGCGCTGCGTACCGCAATACCAGATCACTGCACGGCAACTCGCGCACCAGGCGCTGCAGCGCCAGCGCCTCCTCGGCGCCAAAGACCGGCACGATCGGATCGCCGGTGCGACCAGTTGTTGCGCGCAGAATGGCGACTTCCTCGAGTTCGTCGGGATATCCCACACGAATGTCGAACAGGAATCGGTCCAGTTGCGCTTCCGGAAGCGGATACGTGCCTTCCTGCTCGATCGGATTCTGCGTCGCCAGCACAAAGAACGGCTCCGGCAAACGCATGGTCTGTCCCGCGGCGGTCACACTGTGTTCCTGCATGGCCTCCAGCAACGCCGCCTGTGTCCGTGGTGGCGCCCGATTGATCTCGTCAGCCAGCACGATGTTGGCAAACACCGGCCCCTGGACAAACCGAAAGGCGCGCGCGCCACCAGCCGACTCCTCGAGAATCTCCGTGCCCGTGATATCGCTGGGCACGAGATCGGGAGTGAACTGGATGCGTCGGAATTCCAACTGCATGGCATCGGCCAGCGACTTGATCATCAACGTCTTGGCCAGTCCGGGGACACCCACCAGCAGGGCATGACCACCGGCCGCGAGAGACATCAGGATCTCTTCGACAACCGCGCTCTGTCCAACGATGCGTTTCCCGATTTCCGTGCGCAGCCGCTGCGCCGCGGCAATCAGCGCCTGCGCCTCATCCGACTCGAAGCGGGCCGGAGCGCCGTTCATCGCACGGGCCGACGACGACGTGACGTGATCAACAGCGTCGAGCCATCCAAGGCTCCGGCGGCCTGCACCGAGCTATTCTCGTCGAGCACCTCGTGGCCACGCAGTTTCACCACGAAGCCGCCC contains:
- a CDS encoding MoxR family ATPase translates to MNGAPARFESDEAQALIAAAQRLRTEIGKRIVGQSAVVEEILMSLAAGGHALLVGVPGLAKTLMIKSLADAMQLEFRRIQFTPDLVPSDITGTEILEESAGGARAFRFVQGPVFANIVLADEINRAPPRTQAALLEAMQEHSVTAAGQTMRLPEPFFVLATQNPIEQEGTYPLPEAQLDRFLFDIRVGYPDELEEVAILRATTGRTGDPIVPVFGAEEALALQRLVRELPCSDLVLRYAAQLVRASRPGEPHVPSLVKQYVRWGAGPRAGQALILGAKAAALLSGRASVSPADVRRVALPVLRHRILPNFAAEADGISSEPIIDALLAHIAPPSSALPG